Proteins encoded together in one Impatiens glandulifera chromosome 1, dImpGla2.1, whole genome shotgun sequence window:
- the LOC124919654 gene encoding peptidyl-prolyl cis-trans isomerase CYP71 produces the protein MTEPEEETIGPGPAPRSRLKRPLQFEQAYLDALPSANMYEKSYMHRDVVTHVAVSAADFFITGSIDGHLKFWKKKALGIEFAKHFRSHLGPIEGLSVSADGLLCCTISNDRSVKVYDVVNYDMMVMIRLPYEAGSIEWVYKQGDVKAKLAISDRNSSLVYIYDARAGTNEPIISREIHSGPVKVMRYNQSFDTMISADDMGIIEYWSATTLQFPEDEVNFRLKSDTNLFEIVKCKTTVSSIEVSPDGKQFSITSPDRRIRIFWFRTGKLRRVYDESLEVAQDLQRSDAPLYRLEAIDFGRRMAVEKEFEKTENTPQPNAIFDESSNFIIYATLLGIKMVNLQTNKVNRILGKVENNDRFLRIALYQGDRSSKKVRKIPAAAANVNEAKDPLVDPTLLCCAFKKHRIYLFSRREPEEADDASKGRDVFNEKPPADELLSASDIGKASTTSLPDTVIMHTTMGDIHMKLYPEECPKTVENFTTHCRNGYYDNLIFHRVIKGFMVQTGDPLGDGTGGQSIWGREFEDEFHKSLRHDRPFTLSMANAGANSNGSQFFITTVATPWLDNKHTVFGRVLKGMDVVQAIEKVKTDRSDTPYQDIKILNVTVPKL, from the exons ATGACGGAGCCGGAGGAAGAAACTATTGGGCCAGGCCCCGCCCCGCGCTCCCGTCTGAAGCGCCCACTCCAGTTCGAGCAGGCTTATCTCGACGCCCTTCCGTCTGCTAACAT GTATGAGAAAAGCTACATGCACCGAGATGTGGTTACTCATGTTGCTGTCTCAGCAGCTGATTTTTTCATAACAGGGAGTATTGATG GGCACTTGAAGTTTTGGAAGAAAAAAGCTCTTGGTATCGAGTTCGCTAAACACTTCAGGTCCCACCTTGGACCCATTGAAGGGCTTTCT GTTAGTGCTGATGGTTTGCTTTGCTGCACAATCTCAAATGATCGTTCTGTAAAAGTATATGACGTCGTTAACTATGATATGATGGTTATGATTCGCCTCCCATATGAGGCCGGTTCTATTGAGTGGGTTTACAAACAGGGGGATGTTAAAGCTAAGCTTGCCATTAGTGATCGTAATTCCTCACTTGTTTACATATATGATGCACGAGCAGGCACTAATGAGCCTATTATCTCCAGAGAG ATACACTCAGGTCCTGTAAAAGTCATGAGATACAATCAAAGTTTTGATACAATGATATCTGCTGATGACATGGGAATAATTGAATATTGGAGCGCTACCACACTTCAATTTCCAGAGGATGA GGTAAATTTCAGACTGAAAAGTGATACTAATCTATTTGAAATAGTGAAGTGCAAAACAACTGTTTCTTCAATTGag GTCAGTCCAGACGGCAAACAATTTTCCATTACTTCACCTGATCGAAGAATACGTATCTTTTGGTTTAGAACAGGTAAACTACGTCGAGTTTATGATGAATCTCTTGAG GTTGCACAAGATCTCCAAAGAAGTGATGCTCCCCTTTACCGGCTGGAGGCTATTGATTTTGGGCGAAGGATGGCTGTGGAGAAAGAATTTGAGAAAACAGAAAATACACCTCAGCCAAATGCTATCTTTGATGAAAGCTCTAACTTCATCATATATGCAACCCTGCTAGGAATAAAG ATGGTGAATCTACAGACAAACAAAGTGAATAGGATTCTTGGAAAGGTGGAGAATAATGATCGCTTCTTAAGAATTGCGCTCTATCAAGGCGATCGTAGCAGTAAAAAGGTGAGAAAAATTCCTGCTGCAGCAGCGAATGTCAACGAGGCAAAAGATCCATTGGTGGATCCCACCCTTTTATGTTGTGCTTTCAAGAAACACAGGATTTATCTTTTCAG cCGGAGAGAGCCAGAGGAAGCAGATGATGCAAGCAAGGGTAGGGATGTCTTCAATGAAAAGCCTCCTGCTGATGAACTTTTGTCTGCATCAGATATTGGAAAGGCATCAACCACATCTCTTCCAGACACAGTG ATTATGCATACCACGATGGGTGACATTCATATGAAGCTTTACCCGGAAGAATGCCCGAAAACAGTGGAAAATTTCACCACTCACTGCAGAAATGGGTATTATGATAATCTTATTTTCCATAGGGTCATCAAGGGATTTATGGTACAAACAGGCGATCCCTTGGGAGATGGAACAGGTGGGCAATCTATTTGGGGAAGGGAGTTTGAGGACGAATTCCATAAGAG CTTAAGGCACGACAGACCCTTTACACTTTCAATGGCGAATGCGGGTGCTAACTCAAATGGGTCACAGTTTTTCATCACAACAGTAGCAACCCCATGGCTGGATAATAAACATACAGTCTTTGGTAGAGTTCTCAAAGGAATGGATGTTGTACAG GCCATTGAGAAAGTGAAGACAGACAGAAGTGACACACCATACCAAGACATAAAAATTCTTAATGTGACGGTTCCCAAATTGTAA